Proteins found in one Salvia splendens isolate huo1 chromosome 10, SspV2, whole genome shotgun sequence genomic segment:
- the LOC121751935 gene encoding DNA-(apurinic or apyrimidinic site) endonuclease, chloroplastic-like isoform X3: protein MSRKFGKLLRRFISFSQWRPDASDGSSGVEDTPLVFEKMTLQQIQSSLGSNGAHDEGCKHEHVVMSKTDAADSPPQQNLASLEEKPAAPKRNPKRKAKAIPEDEPVASTTTTKDSEVSGGRRSKRQVKQSPKDSVDIRLSQSVTKEELIVESTELGGKKSTQVKKVSSRVTKANVADNPCADEPWTVLTHKKPQKGWTGYDPKTMRPPPIAAYTPHIKLLSWNVNGLRALLKLESFSALELSKREDFDVLCLQETKLQEKDVNAIKETLLQAYDNSYWTCSVSKLGYSGTAIISRIKPLSVRYGLGISDHDSEGRLVTLEFDNFYLLSCYVPNSGDGLKRLPYRIAEWDTSLGNYMKDLEQWKPVILTGDLNCAHEEIDIFNPAGNKRSAGFTEEERKSFETNFLDRGFVDTFRKQHPNVVAYSYWGYRHGGRRTNKGWRLDYFLVSESISEKVHDAYILPDVGGSDHCPVGLILKL from the exons ATGAGCCGAAAATTCGGAAAATTGCTTCGGAGGTTCATTTCTTTTTCCCAATGGCGCCCAGAT GCAAGTGATGGAAGTAGTGGGGTTGAGGATACGCCTCTTGTGTTCGAGAAAATGACTCTTCAGCAAATCCAATCTAGTTTAGG GAGCAATGGAGCTCATGATGAAGGTTGTAAACATGAACATGTAGTGATGAGTAAAACTGATG CTGCAGATTCTCCACCTCAACAAAATCTAGCATCTCTTGAGGAGAAGCCAGCCGCCCCTAAAAGAAATCCCAAAAGAAAAGCTAAAGCCATACCTGAAGATGAGCCTGTGGCATCCACAACCACAACCAAGGATTCCGAAGTTTCTGGAGGCCGAAGGTCAAAGAGGCAAGTAAAACAATCACCTAAGGACAGTGTCGACATCAGATTGTCACAGAGTGTTACGAAAGAAGAGCTGATTGTTGAATCAACTGAACTGGGAG GTAAGAAGTCCACTCAAGTGAAGAAGGTCTCTTCAAGGGTCACTAAAGCTAATGTTGCTGACAATCCTTGTGCGGATGAGCCTTGGACTGTGCTTACACATAAGAAGCCGCAAAAAGGGTGGACTGGTTATGATCCTAAAACTATGAGGCCGCCTCCAATTGCTGCGTATACACCGCATATTAAGTTATTATCTTGGAATGTCAATGGGCTGAGAGCTTTACTGAAGCTGGAAAGCTTTTCTGCTCTTGAACTTTCAAAAAGGGAAGATTTTGATGTACTGTGCCTGCAGGAGACGAAATTACAG GAGAAAGATGTTAACGCAATCAAAGAAACTCTCCTACAAGCTTATGACAATAGCTATTGGACATGTAGTGTATCAAAGCTGGGATACTCAGGAACGGCTATCATTTCTCGT ATTAAACCACTCTCTGTGAGATATGGATTGGGCATATCAGATCACGATAGTGAAGGGCGCCTTGTCACACTGGAGTTTGATAATTTCTACTTGTTGAGCTGCTACGTTCCCAACTCTGGTGATGGTCTGAAACGACTG CCATACCGGATAGCAGAGTGGGATACTTCGCTTGGTAACTACATGAAA GACCTGGAACAGTGGAAGCCTGTTATTCTCACGGGTGACTTGAACTGTGCTCATGAAGAAATAGACATTTTTAACCCAGCA GGGAACAAAAGAAGTGCAGGTTTtacagaagaagaaagaaagtcATTTGAAACCAACTTTCTGGATCGGGGCTTTGTCGATACTTTCAGGAAACAACACCCTAATGTTGTCGCCTATTCATACTGGGGTTACAGGCATGGTGGACGACGAACAAATAAAG GGTGGCGCCTCGACTATTTTCTCGTCTCAGAATCGATCTCAGAGAAAGTCCACGACGCGTACATTCTCCCAGATGTGGGCGGAAGCGATCATTGCCCTGTGGGCCTCATTTTGAAGCTGTAG
- the LOC121751938 gene encoding probable F-box protein At5g04010: MMRKLSPPWQVLELVAHHLEPETLATAACVCKSWSASLSSDHLWQPFCSAAYPSLSNLHPAVAPASIPYCKLYSLGRAAEKRRLQSPPKPDLSMHDLVFAVDVQNGRGCVATVVCPGADLRPDRSGVFRFDIGVESDNLVAFEELDSLRITWNVVLRGLKGVFTMMDCRGKGSFVLGLEGWFSKELPPPGCCSSGAASGLVSDLRLGLREGGGGKVVVEKISVGVLSIVSWRYVCIDDALRYLQHFLLSF, from the coding sequence ATGATGAGAAAGCTGTCTCCGCCGTGGCAAGTTCTTGAACTGGTGGCCCACCACCTTGAACCAGAAACCCTCGCCACCGCCGCCTGCGTATGCAAATCCTGGTCCGCTTCCCTCTCCTCCGACCACCTCTGGCAACCCTTCTGCTCCGCCGCCTACCCCTCTCTCTCCAACCTCCACCCCGCCGTCGCGCCCGCATCCATCCCCTACTGCAAGCTCTACTCCCTCGGCCGCGCCGCCGAGAAGCGCCGCCTCCAGAGCCCCCCCAAGCCCGACCTCTCCATGCACGACCTCGTCTTCGCGGTCGACGTCCAGAACGGCCGCGGCTGCGTCGCCACCGTCGTCTGCCCCGGCGCCGACCTCAGGCCCGACCGCAGCGGCGTCTTCCGGTTTGACATCGGCGTCGAGAGCGACAACCTGGTGGCGTTTGAGGAGCTGGATAGTTTGAGGATTACGTGGAATGTTGTGCTTCGAGGATTGAAGGGTGTGTTTACTATGATGGATTGTAGGGGGAAAGGGAGCTTTGTTTTGGGGTTGGAGGGATGGTTCTCCAAGGAGCTCCCGCCGCCCGGGTGCTGCTCGAGTGGAGCTGCGAGCGGGCTCGTCTCAGATTTGAGGCTCGGCCTGAGGGAGGGCGGCGGCGgtaaggtggtggtggagaagaTAAGTGTGGGAGTGTTGAGTATTGTGAGTTGGAGATATGTTTGTATTGATGATGCTCTTAGGTATTTGCAGCATTTTCTTCTATCATTTTGA
- the LOC121751935 gene encoding DNA-(apurinic or apyrimidinic site) endonuclease, chloroplastic-like isoform X1: protein MIQALKLALSCSITGSFSAANSCRIPKFSGQFCLSLRMASTRRHRSFATASAAAEGSSKETSIDEPKIRKIASEASDGSSGVEDTPLVFEKMTLQQIQSSLGSNGAHDEGCKHEHVVMSKTDAADSPPQQNLASLEEKPAAPKRNPKRKAKAIPEDEPVASTTTTKDSEVSGGRRSKRQVKQSPKDSVDIRLSQSVTKEELIVESTELGGKKSTQVKKVSSRVTKANVADNPCADEPWTVLTHKKPQKGWTGYDPKTMRPPPIAAYTPHIKLLSWNVNGLRALLKLESFSALELSKREDFDVLCLQETKLQEKDVNAIKETLLQAYDNSYWTCSVSKLGYSGTAIISRIKPLSVRYGLGISDHDSEGRLVTLEFDNFYLLSCYVPNSGDGLKRLPYRIAEWDTSLGNYMKDLEQWKPVILTGDLNCAHEEIDIFNPAGNKRSAGFTEEERKSFETNFLDRGFVDTFRKQHPNVVAYSYWGYRHGGRRTNKGWRLDYFLVSESISEKVHDAYILPDVGGSDHCPVGLILKL from the exons ATGATTCAAGCCCTAAAACTAGCATTATCCTGTTCAATTACCGGGAG TTTCTCTGCGGCGAATAGCTGTAGGATACCTAAATTCAGCGGCCAATTTTGCTTGAGCTTAAGAATGGCATCGACGCGTCGTCACCGTTCATTTGCAACGGCATCAGCAGCGGCTGAGGGTTCGAGCAAGGAAACTAGCATTGATGAGCCGAAAATTCGGAAAATTGCTTCGGAG GCAAGTGATGGAAGTAGTGGGGTTGAGGATACGCCTCTTGTGTTCGAGAAAATGACTCTTCAGCAAATCCAATCTAGTTTAGG GAGCAATGGAGCTCATGATGAAGGTTGTAAACATGAACATGTAGTGATGAGTAAAACTGATG CTGCAGATTCTCCACCTCAACAAAATCTAGCATCTCTTGAGGAGAAGCCAGCCGCCCCTAAAAGAAATCCCAAAAGAAAAGCTAAAGCCATACCTGAAGATGAGCCTGTGGCATCCACAACCACAACCAAGGATTCCGAAGTTTCTGGAGGCCGAAGGTCAAAGAGGCAAGTAAAACAATCACCTAAGGACAGTGTCGACATCAGATTGTCACAGAGTGTTACGAAAGAAGAGCTGATTGTTGAATCAACTGAACTGGGAG GTAAGAAGTCCACTCAAGTGAAGAAGGTCTCTTCAAGGGTCACTAAAGCTAATGTTGCTGACAATCCTTGTGCGGATGAGCCTTGGACTGTGCTTACACATAAGAAGCCGCAAAAAGGGTGGACTGGTTATGATCCTAAAACTATGAGGCCGCCTCCAATTGCTGCGTATACACCGCATATTAAGTTATTATCTTGGAATGTCAATGGGCTGAGAGCTTTACTGAAGCTGGAAAGCTTTTCTGCTCTTGAACTTTCAAAAAGGGAAGATTTTGATGTACTGTGCCTGCAGGAGACGAAATTACAG GAGAAAGATGTTAACGCAATCAAAGAAACTCTCCTACAAGCTTATGACAATAGCTATTGGACATGTAGTGTATCAAAGCTGGGATACTCAGGAACGGCTATCATTTCTCGT ATTAAACCACTCTCTGTGAGATATGGATTGGGCATATCAGATCACGATAGTGAAGGGCGCCTTGTCACACTGGAGTTTGATAATTTCTACTTGTTGAGCTGCTACGTTCCCAACTCTGGTGATGGTCTGAAACGACTG CCATACCGGATAGCAGAGTGGGATACTTCGCTTGGTAACTACATGAAA GACCTGGAACAGTGGAAGCCTGTTATTCTCACGGGTGACTTGAACTGTGCTCATGAAGAAATAGACATTTTTAACCCAGCA GGGAACAAAAGAAGTGCAGGTTTtacagaagaagaaagaaagtcATTTGAAACCAACTTTCTGGATCGGGGCTTTGTCGATACTTTCAGGAAACAACACCCTAATGTTGTCGCCTATTCATACTGGGGTTACAGGCATGGTGGACGACGAACAAATAAAG GGTGGCGCCTCGACTATTTTCTCGTCTCAGAATCGATCTCAGAGAAAGTCCACGACGCGTACATTCTCCCAGATGTGGGCGGAAGCGATCATTGCCCTGTGGGCCTCATTTTGAAGCTGTAG
- the LOC121750434 gene encoding protein EARLY RESPONSIVE TO DEHYDRATION 15-like, whose translation MALVSGGRSSLNPYAPLFIPAAVQQVEDFSPEWWNLVTTATWFKDYWLNQHQGEDIFGEETDGNDVVGLLPDNFDLGIDEDTLNMEEQFEEFLQSAEGQNYHGSKAAIGITDSGFSKNSTLVKTLSMPKERGYLSPREVMKWEKPAKIVSPRCSPRFIQQPR comes from the exons ATGGCTCTTGTATCCGGAGGAAGGTCTTCACTGAATCCCTATGCCCCGCTGTTCATCCCGGCGGCGGTGCAGCAAGTGGAGGACTTCTCACCCGAGTGGTGGAACCTCGTCACCACCGCCACCTGGTTCAAGGACTACTGGCTGAACCAGCACCAGGGGGAGGACATCTTTGGCGAGGAGACTGATGGCAACGACGTCGTTGGATTGTTGCCTGATAACTTTGACCTTGGTATTGATGAGGACACCCTAAATATGGAAGAACAGTTTGAGGAGTTCCTCCAGTCTGCTGAGGGCCAAAACTACCATGGAAGTAAGGCTGCCATAGGAATCACTGATAGTG GCTTCAGCAAGAATTCGACGCTGGTGAAGACTCTGAGCATGCCGAAGGAGAGAGGCTACTTGTCGCCACGAGAGGTGATGAAGTGGGAGAAGCCTGCAAAGATTGTGAGCCCAAGGTGCAGCCCTCGATTCATCCAGCAACCTCGTTGA
- the LOC121751936 gene encoding AAA-ATPase ASD, mitochondrial-like, whose protein sequence is MRLGAIFGQLGTLIAGLMFLKAILDQYLPRQLKASVDKHSQKLLNLLSPYIQITFNEFTGERFKRSDVYASIETYLSSTSAAQARRLKADSLRDSTRPVSLSMDDNEEVADEHAGVKVWWSSGMHITKNQTFSFQPMNDEKRFYNLRFHKKHRNFIIDTYLNHVMKEGKAIEVRNRRRKLYTNSGAAWTHVAFEHPATFGTLAMEPARKREVVEDLLAFSKGEAFYNKIGRAWKRGYLLHGPPGTGKSTMIAAMANLLGYDVYDLELTAVKDNTELKKLLIATSSRAVIVIEDIDCSVDLTGQRVKRREKEKENENNQVLHRMGMEENEAKSSKITLSGLLNFIDGLWSACGGERIIVFTTNYVEKLDPALIRRGRMDKHIELSYCSFEGFKVLAKNYIGVEWHELFPRIERLLGEVEMTPADVAENLMPRSLAGDAEECLESLVRALEAEQKKSSANDDETASPGEKINGILCSGGEDRWNAI, encoded by the exons atGAGGTTGGGAGCAATATTTGGGCAATTAGGAACGCTGATTGCAGGTTTGATGTTCTTGAAAGCCATCTTGGATCAATACCTCCCTCGTCAGCTCAAAGCCTCCGTCGACAAACACTCCCAAAAACTGCTGAATTTGCTCTCCCCTTACATCCAAATCACCTTCAATGAGTTCACCGGCGAGCGCTTCAAGCGCAGCGACGTCTACGCCTCCATCGAGACCTACCTCAGCTCCACCTCCGCAGCTCAGGCGCGCCGCCTCAAGGCCGACTCCCTCCGCGACAGCACCCGCCCCGTCTCCCTCAGCATGGACGACAACGAGGAGGTCGCCGATGAGCACGCCGGCGTCAAG GTGTGGTGGTCCTCCGGCATGCACATCACCAAGAACCAGACGTTTTCCTTCCAACCGATGAACGACGAGAAGCGTTTCTACAACCTCCGGTTCCACAAGAAGCACCGGAACTTCATCATCGACACGTACCTCAACCACGTCATGAAGGAAGGGAAGGCGATCGAGGTGAGGAACCGTCGCCGGAAGCTCTACACCAACTCTGGCGCGGCCTGGACCCACGTCGCGTTCGAGCACCCGGCAACATTCGGGACTCTGGCGATGGAGCCGGCGAGGAAGCGGGAGGTGGTGGAGGACCTCTTGGCGTTCAGCAAGGGGGAGGCATTTTATAATAAGATCGGGCGGGCGTGGAAGCGAGGATACCTCCTCCACGGCCCGCCCGGGACAGGGAAGTCCACCATGATCGCCGCCATGGCGAACCTCCTGGGCTACGACGTCTACGACCTTGAGCTCACGGCGGTGAAGGACAACACGGAGCTGAAGAAGCTCCTGATCGCGACCTCCAGCAGGGCAGTGATCGTGATCGAGGACATCGACTGCTCTGTCGACCTCACGGGGCAGAGAGTGaagaggagagagaaggagaaagagaATGAGAATAACCAGGTTCTCCATAGGATGGGGATGGAGGAGAATGAGGCCAAGAGCAGCAAAATTACTCTTTCTGGACTGCTGAATTTCATAGATGGGTTGTGGTCTGCTTGTGGAGGAGAGAGAATCATTGTTTTCACCACGAACTATGTGGAGAAGTTGGATCCGGCGTTGATAAGGCGAGGGAGGATGGATAAGCATATTGAGCTGTCGTATTGCAGCTTCGAGGGGTTCAAGGTTTTGGCGAAGAACTACATTGGGGTGGAGTGGCATGAGCTGTTTCCGAGGATCGAGAGGTTGTTGGGGGAGGTGGAGATGACGCCGGCAGATGTGGCAGAGAATTTGATGCCGAGGAGCTTGGCCGGAGATGCAGAGGAGTGCTTGGAGAGTCTGGTGAGGGCGCTCGAGGCTGAGCAGAAGAAGTCGAGCGCTAACGATGATGAAACCGCCTCTCCAGGGGAGAAGATTAACGGGATCCTCTGCTCCGGAGGAGAAGATAGATGGAATGCGATTTGA
- the LOC121751937 gene encoding zinc finger CCCH domain-containing protein 39-like — protein MSFPDPTQPPNPFVSPPYSGGDAATYWPQFWAGSDQHQMQQHPDMMQQFHQSKKPRTSEKAPNFPPFQPMNQRINQTNPPIINKGTSNIFYKTRICAKFTEGTCRNGEQCTFAHGPDDLREPPPNWQEIIREKERGNGGGGWGDDQRMIHRMKICKKYYNGEECPYGDKCNFLHDRPSPSLNKLKVEMPGQRESSAISIGVTGDARGNAGELDQASGWKMKICSRWEMGLCNYGERCHFAHGNSDLRFSGSINEGEIAATTDAVSAQGKVSSVSAFPAMEAAAAPVAGEKRISKWNAKKKINRIYADWLDDLTPPHLSPEDMN, from the exons ATGAGTTTTCCAGATCCCACACAACCACCAAATCCTTTCGTATCTCCGCCGTACTCCGGCGGCGACGCCGCCACATACTGGCCGCAGTTCTGGGCCGGCTCCGACCAGCACCAAATGCAGCAGCATCCCGATATGATGCAACAATTCCACCAGTCCAAAAAACCAAGAACTTCCGAAAAGGCACCAAATTTCCCACCATTCCAACCAATGAATCAAAGAATCAACCAAACAAACCCTCCCATCATTAACAAAGGGACAAGCAACATATTCTACAAAACTCGAATTTGTGCCAAATTCACGGAGGGAACTTGCAGGAACGGTGAGCAATGCACGTTCGCTCACGGCCCTGATGATCTGCGCGAGCCGCCCCCGAATTGGCAGGAGATAATCAGGGAGAAGGAGAGGGGAAACGGCGGTGGCGGATGGGGAGATGATCAGAGGATGATACATAGGATGAAGATATGCAAGAAGTATTACAATGGGGAGGAGTGTCCTTATGGGGACAAATGCAATTTCTTGCACGACCGCCCTTCGCCCTCCTTGAATAAGCTCAAGGTTGAGATGCCGGGGCAGAGGGAGAGCTCGGCTATCAGCATTGGCGTGACAGGGGACGCTAGGGGGAATGCCGGTGAGCTTGATCAGGCGTCGGGGTGGAAGATGAAGATTTGCAGTAGATGGGAGATGGGGCTGTGTAACTATGGTGAAAGATGCCATTTTGCTCATGGCAACTCAG ATTTGAGATTTAGTGGTTCAATCAATGAGGGAGAGATTGCAGCCACTACAGATGCAGTTTCTGCACAAGGGAAAGTTTCCTCCGTTTCTGCATTTCCAGCAATGGAGGCAGCTGCTGCTCCGGTTGCCGGAGAGAAGAGGATATCGAAGTGGAACGCGAAGAAGAAGATCAACCGCATTTATGCGGATTGGCTCGACGATCTGACGCCGCCGCACCTCTCCCCGGAGGATATGAACTAA
- the LOC121750298 gene encoding uncharacterized protein LOC121750298 isoform X2 — MEGRRRDSQRRSQNRKPPRYWQPTVPVWEKEFCKVVGSMNWETLLEMKRFIHLYDNVLDWNDSAGEEAFSNAKKRYWAKRKGLSCDITLPDPDLYIDKIDWDSDNDPEMLLSDVENPSMSPQTEEDFDPAVIFGDYAAPNHALATVGWGEVEENLVGPAACSSANYADPWNEWSGYHNEDAWQYNNTRSGHRYMPRAGGGNNWSRNYANNCYNYVGANTRDAMGAGTRTQ, encoded by the exons ATGGAGGGTAGAAGGAGGGACAGTCAGAGAAGATCACAAAACAGGAAGCCGCCGC GGTATTGGCAGCCTACTGTGCCTGTGTGGGAGAAAGAATTCTGCAAAGTGGTTGGATCAATGAACTGGGAGACGTTGCTGGAAATGAAGAGATTTATTCACTTATACGATAATGTGTTGGATTGGAACGACTCTGCAGGCGAGGAAGCATTCAGCAACGCCAAAAAACGATACTGGGCTAAGAGAAAGGGCTTATCCTGTGACATAACACTGCCTGATCCTGATCTTTACATTGACAAGATCGATTGGGATTCAGACAATGATCCCGAGATGCTGTTGTCAGATGTCGAGAACCCGTCTATGAGTCCCCAGACAGAGGAAGATTTCGATCCTGCAGTAATCTTTGGTGATTATGCCGCTCCGAACCATGCTTTGGCTACCGTTGGCTGGGGTGAGGTGGAAGAGAACTTAGTGGGCCCGGCCGCTTGTTCCTCGGCCAATTATGCTGATCCGTGGAACGAGTGGTCAGGGTATCATAATGAAGATGCGTGGCAATACAACAACACCAGGAGCGGGCATAGGTACATGCCACGGGCAGGTGGCGGGAACAACTGGAGTCGCAACTATGCTAATAATTGTTATAACTATGTAGGAGCCAACACTAGAGACGCGATGGGCGCTGGAACGAGAACCCAATGA
- the LOC121750298 gene encoding uncharacterized protein LOC121750298 isoform X3: MNWETLLEMKRFIHLYDNVLDWNDSAGEEAFSNAKKRYWAKRKGLSCDITLPDPDLYIDKIDWDSDNDPEMLLSDVENPSMSPQTEEDFDPAVIFGDYAAPNHALATVGWGEVEENLVGPAACSSANYADPWNEWSGYHNEDAWQYNNTRSGHRYMPRAGGGNNWSRNYANNCYNYVGANTRDAMGAGTRTQ, translated from the coding sequence ATGAACTGGGAGACGTTGCTGGAAATGAAGAGATTTATTCACTTATACGATAATGTGTTGGATTGGAACGACTCTGCAGGCGAGGAAGCATTCAGCAACGCCAAAAAACGATACTGGGCTAAGAGAAAGGGCTTATCCTGTGACATAACACTGCCTGATCCTGATCTTTACATTGACAAGATCGATTGGGATTCAGACAATGATCCCGAGATGCTGTTGTCAGATGTCGAGAACCCGTCTATGAGTCCCCAGACAGAGGAAGATTTCGATCCTGCAGTAATCTTTGGTGATTATGCCGCTCCGAACCATGCTTTGGCTACCGTTGGCTGGGGTGAGGTGGAAGAGAACTTAGTGGGCCCGGCCGCTTGTTCCTCGGCCAATTATGCTGATCCGTGGAACGAGTGGTCAGGGTATCATAATGAAGATGCGTGGCAATACAACAACACCAGGAGCGGGCATAGGTACATGCCACGGGCAGGTGGCGGGAACAACTGGAGTCGCAACTATGCTAATAATTGTTATAACTATGTAGGAGCCAACACTAGAGACGCGATGGGCGCTGGAACGAGAACCCAATGA
- the LOC121751935 gene encoding DNA-(apurinic or apyrimidinic site) endonuclease, chloroplastic-like isoform X2, with product MIQALKLALSCSITGSFSAANSCRIPKFSGQFCLSLRMASTRRHRSFATASAAAEGSSKETSIDEPKIRKIASEASDGSSGVEDTPLVFEKMTLQQIQSSLGSNGAHDEGCKHEHVVMSKTDDSPPQQNLASLEEKPAAPKRNPKRKAKAIPEDEPVASTTTTKDSEVSGGRRSKRQVKQSPKDSVDIRLSQSVTKEELIVESTELGGKKSTQVKKVSSRVTKANVADNPCADEPWTVLTHKKPQKGWTGYDPKTMRPPPIAAYTPHIKLLSWNVNGLRALLKLESFSALELSKREDFDVLCLQETKLQEKDVNAIKETLLQAYDNSYWTCSVSKLGYSGTAIISRIKPLSVRYGLGISDHDSEGRLVTLEFDNFYLLSCYVPNSGDGLKRLPYRIAEWDTSLGNYMKDLEQWKPVILTGDLNCAHEEIDIFNPAGNKRSAGFTEEERKSFETNFLDRGFVDTFRKQHPNVVAYSYWGYRHGGRRTNKGWRLDYFLVSESISEKVHDAYILPDVGGSDHCPVGLILKL from the exons ATGATTCAAGCCCTAAAACTAGCATTATCCTGTTCAATTACCGGGAG TTTCTCTGCGGCGAATAGCTGTAGGATACCTAAATTCAGCGGCCAATTTTGCTTGAGCTTAAGAATGGCATCGACGCGTCGTCACCGTTCATTTGCAACGGCATCAGCAGCGGCTGAGGGTTCGAGCAAGGAAACTAGCATTGATGAGCCGAAAATTCGGAAAATTGCTTCGGAG GCAAGTGATGGAAGTAGTGGGGTTGAGGATACGCCTCTTGTGTTCGAGAAAATGACTCTTCAGCAAATCCAATCTAGTTTAGG GAGCAATGGAGCTCATGATGAAGGTTGTAAACATGAACATGTAGTGATGAGTAAAACTGATG ATTCTCCACCTCAACAAAATCTAGCATCTCTTGAGGAGAAGCCAGCCGCCCCTAAAAGAAATCCCAAAAGAAAAGCTAAAGCCATACCTGAAGATGAGCCTGTGGCATCCACAACCACAACCAAGGATTCCGAAGTTTCTGGAGGCCGAAGGTCAAAGAGGCAAGTAAAACAATCACCTAAGGACAGTGTCGACATCAGATTGTCACAGAGTGTTACGAAAGAAGAGCTGATTGTTGAATCAACTGAACTGGGAG GTAAGAAGTCCACTCAAGTGAAGAAGGTCTCTTCAAGGGTCACTAAAGCTAATGTTGCTGACAATCCTTGTGCGGATGAGCCTTGGACTGTGCTTACACATAAGAAGCCGCAAAAAGGGTGGACTGGTTATGATCCTAAAACTATGAGGCCGCCTCCAATTGCTGCGTATACACCGCATATTAAGTTATTATCTTGGAATGTCAATGGGCTGAGAGCTTTACTGAAGCTGGAAAGCTTTTCTGCTCTTGAACTTTCAAAAAGGGAAGATTTTGATGTACTGTGCCTGCAGGAGACGAAATTACAG GAGAAAGATGTTAACGCAATCAAAGAAACTCTCCTACAAGCTTATGACAATAGCTATTGGACATGTAGTGTATCAAAGCTGGGATACTCAGGAACGGCTATCATTTCTCGT ATTAAACCACTCTCTGTGAGATATGGATTGGGCATATCAGATCACGATAGTGAAGGGCGCCTTGTCACACTGGAGTTTGATAATTTCTACTTGTTGAGCTGCTACGTTCCCAACTCTGGTGATGGTCTGAAACGACTG CCATACCGGATAGCAGAGTGGGATACTTCGCTTGGTAACTACATGAAA GACCTGGAACAGTGGAAGCCTGTTATTCTCACGGGTGACTTGAACTGTGCTCATGAAGAAATAGACATTTTTAACCCAGCA GGGAACAAAAGAAGTGCAGGTTTtacagaagaagaaagaaagtcATTTGAAACCAACTTTCTGGATCGGGGCTTTGTCGATACTTTCAGGAAACAACACCCTAATGTTGTCGCCTATTCATACTGGGGTTACAGGCATGGTGGACGACGAACAAATAAAG GGTGGCGCCTCGACTATTTTCTCGTCTCAGAATCGATCTCAGAGAAAGTCCACGACGCGTACATTCTCCCAGATGTGGGCGGAAGCGATCATTGCCCTGTGGGCCTCATTTTGAAGCTGTAG
- the LOC121750298 gene encoding uncharacterized protein LOC121750298 isoform X1 translates to MEGRRRDSQRRSQNRKPPRGYWQPTVPVWEKEFCKVVGSMNWETLLEMKRFIHLYDNVLDWNDSAGEEAFSNAKKRYWAKRKGLSCDITLPDPDLYIDKIDWDSDNDPEMLLSDVENPSMSPQTEEDFDPAVIFGDYAAPNHALATVGWGEVEENLVGPAACSSANYADPWNEWSGYHNEDAWQYNNTRSGHRYMPRAGGGNNWSRNYANNCYNYVGANTRDAMGAGTRTQ, encoded by the exons ATGGAGGGTAGAAGGAGGGACAGTCAGAGAAGATCACAAAACAGGAAGCCGCCGCGTG GGTATTGGCAGCCTACTGTGCCTGTGTGGGAGAAAGAATTCTGCAAAGTGGTTGGATCAATGAACTGGGAGACGTTGCTGGAAATGAAGAGATTTATTCACTTATACGATAATGTGTTGGATTGGAACGACTCTGCAGGCGAGGAAGCATTCAGCAACGCCAAAAAACGATACTGGGCTAAGAGAAAGGGCTTATCCTGTGACATAACACTGCCTGATCCTGATCTTTACATTGACAAGATCGATTGGGATTCAGACAATGATCCCGAGATGCTGTTGTCAGATGTCGAGAACCCGTCTATGAGTCCCCAGACAGAGGAAGATTTCGATCCTGCAGTAATCTTTGGTGATTATGCCGCTCCGAACCATGCTTTGGCTACCGTTGGCTGGGGTGAGGTGGAAGAGAACTTAGTGGGCCCGGCCGCTTGTTCCTCGGCCAATTATGCTGATCCGTGGAACGAGTGGTCAGGGTATCATAATGAAGATGCGTGGCAATACAACAACACCAGGAGCGGGCATAGGTACATGCCACGGGCAGGTGGCGGGAACAACTGGAGTCGCAACTATGCTAATAATTGTTATAACTATGTAGGAGCCAACACTAGAGACGCGATGGGCGCTGGAACGAGAACCCAATGA